A part of Arachis hypogaea cultivar Tifrunner chromosome 12, arahy.Tifrunner.gnm2.J5K5, whole genome shotgun sequence genomic DNA contains:
- the LOC140176762 gene encoding uncharacterized protein has protein sequence MLSINADQTQQQTLPYSPQITFQTADHNNSVANLDDPVIISLQLRDLLVKKVLLDPGSSADILFYSTFQKIKLSNNILQPSTGDLDNTITTIHSDAREARECYNNSLKRPNSNTKVHVHNIGSLDDLPALADLDPRAGTLERLTPIEELHKIYFTESTDKFTYVGSTLSSKEKSSFRAFLQQNADLFAWTPADMPGIDPSIISHKLALDPSVRPVAQEKRNLGHDRKQASLEETKKLINAGFIQEIRFTTWLANVVMVKKHNGKWHMCVDFTDLNKACPKDSYPLPSIDCLVDNASGYEKFSFMDAYSGYNQI, from the exons ATGCTTTCCATCAATGCCGATCAAACTCAACAGCAGACACTACCATACTCTCCGCAGATAACATTCCAGACAGCCGATCATAACAACAGTGTAGCAAATCTAGATGACCCGGTCATTATCTCCCTACAACTCAGAGATCTCCTAGTAAAAAAGGTGTTGCTGGACCCAGGGAGCAGTGCCGACATTCTCTTTTACTCCacattccagaaaataaaactgAGCAATAACATCCTCCAACCTTCCACTGGTGACCTG GATAACACAATTACAACCATTCACAGTGATGCCCGAGAAGCCAGAGAATGCTACAACAACAGTCTCAAAAGACCTAACTCAAACACAAAAGTCCATGTTCACAACATCGGTAGCCTGGACGACCTACCAGCTCTGGCTGATCTTGATCCCAGAGCGGGAACCCTTGAAAGACTAACCCCAATAGAAGAACTGCATAAAATCTATTTCACAGAAAGCACGGACAAATTCACATACGTCGGCTCAACATTATCCTCAAAAGAGAAATCGTCATTCCGAGCATTCTTACAGCAAAATGCCGACCTGTTTGCTTGGACCCCAGCTGATATGCCAGGCATCGATCCATCCATCATATCCCACAAGTTGGCATTAGATCCATCTGTCCGACCAGTAGCACAGGAAAAAAGAAACCTCGGCCATGACCGAAAACAAGCTTCCCTAGAAGAAACCAAGAAGCTCATCAATGCGGGCTTCATCCAAGAAATCAGATTCACAACATGGCTGGCGAATGTCGTCATGGTAAAAAAACATAACGGTAAATGGCACATGTGTGTTGatttcaccgatctcaacaaagcatgccccaaagattCCTATCCTTTGCCCTCTATTGATTGCTTAGTTGATAATGCCTCTGGTTATGAAAAATTcagctttatggatgcatattctggctATAACCAGATCTAA